A genomic segment from Lutzomyia longipalpis isolate SR_M1_2022 chromosome 3, ASM2433408v1 encodes:
- the LOC129793191 gene encoding RNA binding protein fox-1 homolog 1-like isoform X17 gives MYYPHMVQAGVGPFQTAPGFPPTPTVTAEGISVAVAVKGGAESVQQQLKSESIVSQSTPGSQSDLLQQTEADTAGNVAAAATSIGATSVVTTESGTAPIIVTAAMQQPQLSSVVSSSALGGSVATLAPTSTAVTSLVPGGGAIVAGDAGKNQPKRLHVSNIPFRFRDPDLRAMFGQFGTILDVEIIFNERGSKGFGFVTFANSSDAERARERLHGTVVEGRKIEVNNATARVQTKKTPTVPNVCVQWPEAAAALRGVAIQRGRARAAFPAAAAALNGAFARLPTPLAAAANAANALHGYAPMYYDPFLAAAAASAATADPNYRLQAAAAAAAAPLLKTPLSTTQQAYTAAATYTAVAARAYGAAAAAQPVAGYAAVAGYGREYADPYIGHGIGPVPGYGMYRSGYNRFAPY, from the exons CACATGGTCCAAGCGGGTGTGGGGCCCTTTCAGACGGCCCCCGGATTCCCACCGACACCAACGGTAACTGCGGAAGGGATCTCAGTGGCGGTCGCCGTTAAAGGTGGCGCAGAGAGTGTTCAGCAGCAGCTAAAGTCTGAGTCTATCGTGTCACAATCCACTCCTGGATCTCAG TCCGATCTCTTGCAGCAAACGGAGGCGGATACGGCGGGAAATGTCGCCGCGGCGGCAACATCAATTGGGGCCACAAGTGTTGTAACGACGGAAAGTGGTACAGCACCGATTATCGTGACGGCGGCAATGCAGCAACCACAGCTGAGTAGTGTTGTGAGTTCTTCGGCTCTTGGGGGTAGTGTGGCCACATTGGCTCCCACTTCAACTGCCGTAACATCCCTTGTGCCAGGAGGTGGTGCAATTGTGGCTGGAGATGCTGGCAAGAATCAACCGAAGCGTCTCCATGTCTCCAATATTCCCTTCAGATTTCGTGATCCAGACCTAAGAGCTATGTTCggg CAATTCGGAACAATCCTCGATGTtgagattattttcaatgagCGCGGAAGCAAG GGATTCGGTTTTGTAACATTCGCTAATAGTAGCGATGCGGAGCGAGCACGCGAACGTCTTCACGGCACTGTGGTTGAGGGGCGCAAGATTGAG GTCAATAATGCTACGGCTCGGGTGCAGACGAAGAAAACACCAACAGTCCCAAATG TTTGTGTTCAATGGCCAGAAG CAGCGGCAGCTTTGAGAGGTGTCGCAATTCAACGTGGACGAGCCAGGGCAGCTTTCCCAGCAGCTGCAGCTGCATTGAATGGTGCCTTTGCAAGGCTCCCAACACCCCTTGCTGCTGCAGCAAATGCCGCCAATGCACTCCATGGCTATGCGCC AATGTACTATGATCCCTTCTTGGCTGCCGCAGCAGCCTCAGCAGCAACAGCGGATCCCAACTATCGCCTCCAG gcagcagcagcagcagcagcggcGCCACTACTCAAAACACCACTTTCAACGACTCAACAAGCCTACACAGCAGCTGCTACATACACAGCTGTAGCTGCAAGGGCCTACGGAGCCGCGGCGGCAGCTCAACCCGTGGCGGGATACGCAGCTGTGGCGGG GTATGGCCGTGAGTATGCTGATCCCTATATTGGCCATGGAATAGGACCAGTACCAGGCTATGGG aTGTATCGCAGTGGCTACAATCGCTTTGCCCCATACTAA
- the LOC129793191 gene encoding RNA binding protein fox-1 homolog 3 isoform X3 produces MYYPHMVQAGVGPFQTAPGFPPTPTVTAEGISVAVAVKGGAESVQQQLKSESIVSQSTPGSQPSGQQQFSPPLLGSQPGPPASTGPPTLPLPLPVATIANGIEQQTSDLLQQTEADTAGNVAAAATSIGATSVVTTESGTAPIIVTAAMQQPQLSSVVSSSALGGSVATLAPTSTAVTSLVPGGGAIVAGDAGKNQPKRLHVSNIPFRFRDPDLRAMFGQFGTILDVEIIFNERGSKGFGFVTFANSSDAERARERLHGTVVEGRKIEVNNATARVQTKKTPTVPNVCLTKEGTVAAPTALVCVQWPEAAAALRGVAIQRGRARAAFPAAAAALNGAFARLPTPLAAAANAANALHGYAPMYYDPFLAAAAASAATADPNYRLQAAKPMTEVPAQPAIISAAAAAAAAPLLKTPLSTTQQAYTAAATYTAVAARAYGAAAAAQPVAGYAAVAGYGREYADPYIGHGIGPVPGYGMYRSGYNRFAPY; encoded by the exons CACATGGTCCAAGCGGGTGTGGGGCCCTTTCAGACGGCCCCCGGATTCCCACCGACACCAACGGTAACTGCGGAAGGGATCTCAGTGGCGGTCGCCGTTAAAGGTGGCGCAGAGAGTGTTCAGCAGCAGCTAAAGTCTGAGTCTATCGTGTCACAATCCACTCCTGGATCTCAG CCAAGTGGACAACAGCAATTTAGTCCACCACTACTTGGATCTCAACCCGGTCCACCGGCATCAACTGGCCCACCTACGCTTCCTTTACCTCTTCCAGTTGCCACAATTGCGAATGGGATTGAACAGCAAACT TCCGATCTCTTGCAGCAAACGGAGGCGGATACGGCGGGAAATGTCGCCGCGGCGGCAACATCAATTGGGGCCACAAGTGTTGTAACGACGGAAAGTGGTACAGCACCGATTATCGTGACGGCGGCAATGCAGCAACCACAGCTGAGTAGTGTTGTGAGTTCTTCGGCTCTTGGGGGTAGTGTGGCCACATTGGCTCCCACTTCAACTGCCGTAACATCCCTTGTGCCAGGAGGTGGTGCAATTGTGGCTGGAGATGCTGGCAAGAATCAACCGAAGCGTCTCCATGTCTCCAATATTCCCTTCAGATTTCGTGATCCAGACCTAAGAGCTATGTTCggg CAATTCGGAACAATCCTCGATGTtgagattattttcaatgagCGCGGAAGCAAG GGATTCGGTTTTGTAACATTCGCTAATAGTAGCGATGCGGAGCGAGCACGCGAACGTCTTCACGGCACTGTGGTTGAGGGGCGCAAGATTGAG GTCAATAATGCTACGGCTCGGGTGCAGACGAAGAAAACACCAACAGTCCCAAATG TTTGTCTGACGAAAGAAGGTACCGTGGCAGCACCAACTGCTCTGG TTTGTGTTCAATGGCCAGAAG CAGCGGCAGCTTTGAGAGGTGTCGCAATTCAACGTGGACGAGCCAGGGCAGCTTTCCCAGCAGCTGCAGCTGCATTGAATGGTGCCTTTGCAAGGCTCCCAACACCCCTTGCTGCTGCAGCAAATGCCGCCAATGCACTCCATGGCTATGCGCC AATGTACTATGATCCCTTCTTGGCTGCCGCAGCAGCCTCAGCAGCAACAGCGGATCCCAACTATCGCCTCCAG GCAGCGAAACCCATGACGGAAGTTCCAGCACAACCGGCAATTATAAGT gcagcagcagcagcagcagcggcGCCACTACTCAAAACACCACTTTCAACGACTCAACAAGCCTACACAGCAGCTGCTACATACACAGCTGTAGCTGCAAGGGCCTACGGAGCCGCGGCGGCAGCTCAACCCGTGGCGGGATACGCAGCTGTGGCGGG GTATGGCCGTGAGTATGCTGATCCCTATATTGGCCATGGAATAGGACCAGTACCAGGCTATGGG aTGTATCGCAGTGGCTACAATCGCTTTGCCCCATACTAA
- the LOC129793191 gene encoding RNA binding protein fox-1 homolog 2 isoform X14, with amino-acid sequence MYYPHMVQAGVGPFQTAPGFPPTPTVTAEGISVAVAVKGGAESVQQQLKSESIVSQSTPGSQSDLLQQTEADTAGNVAAAATSIGATSVVTTESGTAPIIVTAAMQQPQLSSVVSSSALGGSVATLAPTSTAVTSLVPGGGAIVAGDAGKNQPKRLHVSNIPFRFRDPDLRAMFGQFGTILDVEIIFNERGSKGFGFVTFANSSDAERARERLHGTVVEGRKIEVNNATARVQTKKTPTVPNVCLTKEGTVAAPTALVCVQWPEAAAALRGVAIQRGRARAAFPAAAAALNGAFARLPTPLAAAANAANALHGYAPMYYDPFLAAAAASAATADPNYRLQAAKPMTEVPAQPAIISAAAAAAAAPLLKTPLSTTQQAYTAAATYTAVAARAYGAAAAAQPVAGYAAVAGYGREYADPYIGHGIGPVPGYGMYRSGYNRFAPY; translated from the exons CACATGGTCCAAGCGGGTGTGGGGCCCTTTCAGACGGCCCCCGGATTCCCACCGACACCAACGGTAACTGCGGAAGGGATCTCAGTGGCGGTCGCCGTTAAAGGTGGCGCAGAGAGTGTTCAGCAGCAGCTAAAGTCTGAGTCTATCGTGTCACAATCCACTCCTGGATCTCAG TCCGATCTCTTGCAGCAAACGGAGGCGGATACGGCGGGAAATGTCGCCGCGGCGGCAACATCAATTGGGGCCACAAGTGTTGTAACGACGGAAAGTGGTACAGCACCGATTATCGTGACGGCGGCAATGCAGCAACCACAGCTGAGTAGTGTTGTGAGTTCTTCGGCTCTTGGGGGTAGTGTGGCCACATTGGCTCCCACTTCAACTGCCGTAACATCCCTTGTGCCAGGAGGTGGTGCAATTGTGGCTGGAGATGCTGGCAAGAATCAACCGAAGCGTCTCCATGTCTCCAATATTCCCTTCAGATTTCGTGATCCAGACCTAAGAGCTATGTTCggg CAATTCGGAACAATCCTCGATGTtgagattattttcaatgagCGCGGAAGCAAG GGATTCGGTTTTGTAACATTCGCTAATAGTAGCGATGCGGAGCGAGCACGCGAACGTCTTCACGGCACTGTGGTTGAGGGGCGCAAGATTGAG GTCAATAATGCTACGGCTCGGGTGCAGACGAAGAAAACACCAACAGTCCCAAATG TTTGTCTGACGAAAGAAGGTACCGTGGCAGCACCAACTGCTCTGG TTTGTGTTCAATGGCCAGAAG CAGCGGCAGCTTTGAGAGGTGTCGCAATTCAACGTGGACGAGCCAGGGCAGCTTTCCCAGCAGCTGCAGCTGCATTGAATGGTGCCTTTGCAAGGCTCCCAACACCCCTTGCTGCTGCAGCAAATGCCGCCAATGCACTCCATGGCTATGCGCC AATGTACTATGATCCCTTCTTGGCTGCCGCAGCAGCCTCAGCAGCAACAGCGGATCCCAACTATCGCCTCCAG GCAGCGAAACCCATGACGGAAGTTCCAGCACAACCGGCAATTATAAGT gcagcagcagcagcagcagcggcGCCACTACTCAAAACACCACTTTCAACGACTCAACAAGCCTACACAGCAGCTGCTACATACACAGCTGTAGCTGCAAGGGCCTACGGAGCCGCGGCGGCAGCTCAACCCGTGGCGGGATACGCAGCTGTGGCGGG GTATGGCCGTGAGTATGCTGATCCCTATATTGGCCATGGAATAGGACCAGTACCAGGCTATGGG aTGTATCGCAGTGGCTACAATCGCTTTGCCCCATACTAA